From the Elaeis guineensis isolate ETL-2024a chromosome 16, EG11, whole genome shotgun sequence genome, the window GCTACATTCTTTAACGGATATGTCGTGAGAAATTGAGATAGCATGTGGGATGGGGAAATGTGGACCATCAAACACACCTCACACATGATCGCATTAGAGGAGTTGGCAGTGGGATAGATAACTGTATTCTCAGTATTCATATCTCTTAGGCTTCCGCTGTATTAAATGATGCCTGTAAGAATTCATGAAATTGTACATTTTTACTTTAAAAAACCTTATTTATACTCTCTACTTTCACTGTTCGTGTCTCTTGAGCTCCTATTTTTTTAAGATGGTTCGTTTAAGTATTTACGAAGTTGTATGTTGCTTCTTAGATTGAGCTATAGAACCTTTCTGTATAGGAAGATCAGCCTATTGACAAAACGGATTGGAGAATTGGgggaaaaatttaatatatctacATGTAGTGTGCCGaccattaattattttaattagagCATATGTtttcaatttctctgtctgaaTGGTTATTGTGGCATGTTGGTCATTTTAATAAGATTTGTTTCACTAACGTTTGTGGGCATTTCTTTTAGTagtttaatctaacatgcatggtTAAACATTGGTTTCTTATGGAGAGTTGCTAATGTTTATTGTATTTGGTGGTTATTGTTTTATGTTGTCCTTTATTGAACCATTTGGTTTTTGTTTTGTACTATGTCATTCTTTGttgaatccttttttttttacgTTCTTCTAATGCacaattattatattaataaatacaGGCGAATTGACTTTAAATGTCATAGCCATGCATGGTAGCCTTCATCTTCCTTATGATCACAACATGCTTGTTCAAAATCTTACCATGCAGGTGAGGTGCATCAAGTTCAAATTTATGTTTTCTTGCAATTTTGGTGGAATTGGCATGTTTTTCTCAAATATAGTTCAGTTTTGATCATCAAATATATACTTTATGCCTGTCTGATTTATGCCTTCCACAACTTTGCATTATCCTTTGAAATTAAGTCTCATACAAATTAGTGCTTTGCCACTTGGACTCTCATTGTCCTTTTCATTCGTACTATCTTAAAAGAAGTGGTTCAGAAAGGATTGAGTTCTCTTATCAGTTAAGACAGAGTGATAGTTATGAAGTTTAAGTTTGAATTAGGTGTAcaatttttttttcccatttttattttttgattgtgTTCTCTGTTTAATTGCTTTCTTATTTTGTCACTTGAGTTTTATGTCAAGTCTCATGGAAGAAGATTGTTTTGTTGTGTTTTTCATACTTAATTTTGTGTCTAGTTTTTGTAGTGATTTTTTGAGTTCTACTGGAAGCAGGAATATCATTTAAAGGTCTGACTTTGAGTGTAGGTTGGATTAAGATTAAACTCATTAAATTGTGATTTGAATAGATTCTGATGGTCTTTTAGAGTTTCACCATTTTGCTATTTTATGAAAGTatttggttcttttttttttcaagaaagtcTAGGGAAAGCTTTATAGATTTCCTAGTTAAATAACAAGTCATAATTAGCAAATCCTTATGGACTAATGGTGCCTTTAGTTTTAAAGGAGAAGGGTAAAGAAGGTGTGACAACAATTCTTGTGATGAATATTGATAGATTGAAGTTCTTTCCTCTCTATCAAGCATTATAGCTCTTCTATCTTCTCTTGTCTTCCTAGATTTCTCTATATTCTATAATCTTCTCTCTTTACAACTTTTCTCCACTCTTCCCTCTCCTATCTCTCTTGTGCTGTTTTAAAGAGTGAAAAAGTTATTCTATATTACTTGAAGGTGTGATTCACGCAATTAATTCAAAAGGAAAAATATTCGATGGACTTTTTTTTTGGGACATCTGTTGGACAGTTATAATGAATAACATGTTACTTATCAAATGGACGACACATGACTGATTCCAGAGAAGGAAGTATTTGATGGACAGCCACAATCCTATATATTAGGTAGAGAGGAAATGTATTTTCTATGAGTTGAGTATAATCCCATCAATAGATGATTTGTTATATGCAACACATGCAGGTAATGCAACAAAAATTGAAGTACTTGTTTGATCACTATGATCCCATCATTTGAAGAAATGTCACTGCTATGTGGGTGAATGATTGAAGAGGACAACGTACTTGATGTATCATTGTGAATTAAGATGAGGGACAAATTTTAGGATGATTATGATCCATACGTTAGTTGAAATATCAATGATTAGATTTTCATTTGTACATTTTTTCTATAAAAGTAGATTATAAAAACACTACCACTTTGGTGACACACCATTATGGGTGCAAATGAGCCGAGCAGCTCATAAGCTGCTTGAGGTCAACTTGAGTTCAAGCTTGACTTGACTCAACTGTCACTGAGCTTAAATAGCTCGAATGGCTTTTTGAGTCTAGCTTGTGAAGCAAAATACTCAACATGAAAGCTCATGAGCCTAGTcaagtatatatatttttaataagattatattttatttataatatattgttaatttaatattttaatatataatattatgttttattttgttttagccaattttttttgattatgacCAAGGCTCGAATTTGAGCTTGAGTATGGCTCGGTTGATATTCAAGTCGAGCCAAGTTGATCTCAAGTActgctttatttttttaattctagtCGAGCCTAAGTATTTTGAATGAAGTTGATCTTAAGCCTCTAGCCACTTGACTCAGCTTGGCTTGATTGCACCCCTATTAAACACCATTCTTGTTTCAATTTCTCactaacatattatattatatacttaGAGAATAGAATAATTAAAGTGAGAGGCTCATTTACCATAGGGAGTGTGTTAATGTAGATGCTCTAAAAGCTGTGAATGGTGCTTCATGATGATGCAGTGACACCATCTCATTGGTTCATCCAGCTGCTTCAGTTATATATAGTAGGGTACTAATTAGTGCTTCTGTCCAGTGATGCACGGTAGCACCATATAAGCAAATCCTGCCTTTGTTGTACATTTGCCTCTTGGGAAAGAAGTCAGAGAGAGTCAATTCCTGTAAATTTTGAAGGATATAACAACTAACAAACTATATTTTAAAGCATCAAATTGAAAGTGACATGTTCTCCAATCTATAATTAAGCATACGGGATTATGAATTAATAGGCCTTAAAACATTAATTTCCTTTCTATATTTTGTGAGAAAAAGATGAGAGTGTCTATCTTTCCTCTCTCAGAAAATACTGGTTTGCTTACATAaatgtatgcatacatatataaatgCTTTTCTTTATACATGATTATGTACATGTATGGACATTAGCTATCATCTACAAAAATATTTAAGTAGTTTACTGGTTGATTAGTTTGTCATCActaaaaaagaaaagggagaagaaagtaaAAGAATCATGCATGACTTTGTGTGCGTGCGTGTGTTTTTAAACTTCCAACATGTGCCTTGATAGATGAGGTGTCAACATGGTCATATAATTAAAAAATGTGTTTTCTTTATTGAATTATCATTATAAGTGCACCTAACAAACTCTATATGCATTTAGAGTAAATTTATATGCAACCTTTGCTTTTCCTTGGTGATCCAATCACAGTATTTGTGCTATCTTTGACCATTGGAGCTTAGCAGCAGGATTTTCCACCTAAGAAGCTGAATCTGCTTCTTGATCTCCTAGGAAACTCACTTCTACACCTGCTtcctattctttttcttttttatttgagaGACCCGCTTCCCCTACCTGAACCCAAATCCTCTCCTGCGACTGCTCCTACTTTAGATAACTAACAAGCATCAGAGTGCTGTTTTAATTGTCTATAAGGATTGAAGTTCTTATTGTCCATTAACTGTGACTTTTAATATACTCCTTCTATTTACTGAAACTGATGTTTTTGTGGAGCCACAAGTGGAGTTCAATCTTAGCATAATATTCTTTGTTGGAAAAAACAAGTTACCATCATAAGTTCTTTGTATAATAACATGGACCTATCATTTTTAACTTTCAAGTCCTTGCAGATAAAATCCAACCATAGAATTGCCTTTTTGTTCGAGCAAAAGCTACAGGAATATGATGTTGACCCATGACTCAAAGTAGTCAACTAGGATTTTCTAACTTTATAGCTGGTGATCTAGCCAGCTGGTGAGTGAAGTTGTTATTATGCTAATGCCAATTCAGTACTAGCGCAGTCATATGGAGATATCAGATTATCTCATATTCATGCCTAATAAGCAGTATGCTATGGAAAATAAGAGGAATGTTCTTTTTACCAAGATTCCATGGGACTAGGTCTCCTGAAATCATaagatcattttttttccttttttctgtaATTACTCATTCTGCGAATAAATTTGTACATGATTTTGGTATCTGTTTTGTGCAAAGTGTATCCCTGATTCAGTTGTTGTAAGTCTTGATTTTCCTTAAATGCTATGCCTTTTTTTGTTAACATTATTAATATCAAGCATTTCTATCCATTGCCTATCACAGGAGTTCTTCAATGCATCAGTGCCATTTGCTGCTCAAGCAACATTCCCTTATAATTTTGCTGTCAGCAAATTCTTGCAGGTAGTTGCCAGTATATAGCAATttcatttttctcatgatttcTTGCCCTGAGGAAACATCCTCTTTTGGATTAGCAACTAGTCTTTtttggcatatatatatatatatatatatatatatatatatatatatatatatatatatatatatatatatatatatatatatatataatatagtaaGAGACTATGCTATAATTTTGAGACTTTACTAATGTGCTTGTACTGCAGCCTGGCTTATTTGATTTAGTGGGTACTATAGTTTATGAGATTGATCAGCAACGATATCAGAGTGTCTTTTATAACGGTACCATTGAAGTTGTGGAGGCTGGAAATTTCCTCAGCATAGAGTCTGTTTTCCTTGTTACTCTTGGAGCTGCCCTCATTGGCCTTTTCGGATTGTGGGCATATGGTGAATTACAACGATTCTCAAAGGTAAGTTTCTCTTAATGAGTTCCTTCATATTCTATAAAATCTTGGTTGTGATGTCAGATTTTTGAATGAAGGAATCATATACTCTGTGCTCCGCAAGAGTAGATGTTGACAAGATTTCAGATAGGCAAATTGATTATGCAGTTTGCTATACTTGATATATGTTAGTGCTACAAATCACAAAATCTCTGCCAGATGGTTTTAGTTGCTGTTTTTCTTGATCATTATTGGCTGAAGCCCATGCTTTTAGACTGATGTATGGGCTAAGACATTGTTGCACTGTAAACTTTGGTGCATGTGCTATATATTTGTCAAAAGTAGTATCCTTATATTGTTTCTGGTGTTTCGCATATCATTATTCTTGTTCTTTGGTACGAACCTTATCGGAGTTGATGGTTTCTGCCAAAGATGTGGTACAAGTCCTAAGAATTCCTGCAGAAGGCTTAGGAAACCATATTTTCAGTATAAGTCAGGCTTATGCTTTTAACTTGTatttaaaagcaaactaaatccacTTCTATTAAACAATTGTTGATGACAGACTTGTTCACTGTTTAATTACCGTTAGTACCcaacttttcttttcttcaaaaatttaacAATGGATTTAGGTATCTACTTGTGAAAATTGAGTTCTTGCTCGTTTACTGTAGTGGCATATGATTGAATTGTTCTTCTGTCCATGTATTATTCTTCTTAGAAAACCAAGAGCGTGCCTAAGGTGGAAGTAGGTACTAGAGCAACTGATGCTGACATGGATGAATGGTTGCAGGTGAGCAATTAGCTGCAGCAGTATCAAATCAATATTCCTTTTTGCAACCATCTTGTGCTTAACTTTTCATTTTTATTCTGTTCTCACACATAACACCTGCTGCTTTTCTGACCAAATATTGGTATTAATAGTTCATGTCATCTGTTTgattcacactctttggttttaAGCCTGATCGGATCCGCTACATCCAGAGAGATATGAAACCTTTTCTCTTTTTTGTGTGTGCATATTTGTTGTCCAGGGAACTGCATATGCTCAGTCACTTTCAAAcaagtcaaagaagaagaagtagatTTCCATGTTCTTCAGAGTGGTTTCTATCTTTTAATTCAGCTTTATAGAGCAGGAAGGTGAGGTAGATTCTGACAACATGGTAGTTTTCAAGGTTGTAGGTGAGAAACTTGGACATAAGTGTGACATTCATGTCGCTTTTATGTCAGCATCTGGTGTGTTTATTCAACTGATTTTTTTTGTgtactacaagaaaaaaaatattttgtgaaCTTTCAATTTTGGTGAAAACTATTGTTTAGACATTTACATTCTTAATGGTAACAACGAATAACATTACTTTGTTTAGCATTGCCATTGCATAATGGTGATGTATCTGTTCGGGAAATGTTGTGTATGTACACTTGACTAATTCTTGGTTGTCTCATGATCAATTTAAAAATTCTGTCCAGATCCAGAATATAGTGAGCTGGTAATTGCCAAATCTGCCTGTTACAGAAGCTATCATATATTTCTTTGTATTTTGCTTAGCAGGAAAATATTGAACAGTTAAATTAGGGAAAGATTATCTTCCACACAGGATTTATGGAAATTGAGATAGAAGTGATGATGAAAGAGCCTGTAGCATCTTACTCATGGCTCATTCGCTTGGATATTTGGTATCCGAAGCACGCTATTGTTAATTGCTGAATGCCTTTTGCTTGAGCTGTTGAGTCAATGTTGCTGACTTTGAAATTCCTTGTGATAATTTTGTCCACAAAGTTTTAGAGTGTTATCCAacatgatttattggataaaaatTTCCTTAGAAAGATTACTAGTAAATGTGCTTAGTAGATGGTACTTGTGATGCCTGATCTCGGCTTAATTGGGAGTCACTGCTGTTGCATCTGTATCTCTCAGTGTGCGATCTATCGCCAAAGCTGTGTTGGACATGAATTTTTTACACCGGACCTAATCCATTCCCATCTCTGCAGCTTATCCTTGCTGGTTGTTTGGTGCTGAGTGACTCTAGATGTAAAAAGATTGCTCATCTCCTATCCTCTATAGGTTTCCAAGTTCCCAATTTCACTGAGCTCCTATTGGAAATAGTCCTCATCATCTTTTGGTGTCCTCTGAGTACTGTGTCATCGGCAGAGGCTCTTCTTACCAGTGCTGGCTTCTTCCTTGCAGTTGGAGAACTCATCAATTCGAATTTATCCACTTAATAGGTAAGTAAAATTGGTGAGTCTGATGAGTTATGAAAGGGATGATAATTTAAATTATCGAAGTGCACAAAAATTATTCGGGGGAAATATAGTtgttttttgaggaaaaaaaaatgatctcGAATATCTAAGAACTTGTGAGATGAGCATGTTTGGTTGGAAGGAATTACTTGGAAGTGCAGGCATCTATGCCTCCTAACTCAAGTAGATAATACTTTCTGAATATCAAGACTTAAGCTTGCAGTTCGGTCCCACTTCTGTCAAATTAAATATGTCACCTTTCTGTTGAAATCTTAGTTAGGCCCAGCGCAATTCAGGAAACTGCACTATAGCTTAGGCAATGCCCATCTCCCCACAACCAATGAAGGTTtacattcaattttttttgataacattattatttttattttattctatatatattatacaaagattgattttgatgatagcaTGTTCATTTTGTTGTAAGGGATTGGAAAAGACTAGAATGCAATGTGACAAACTTGTCATAGTTGTACAACTAAGTTGACTAGTCCCATGGTTTTGGGAATGCATGATCGAGGCAGACACCCTCAACAAATAATGCACAACGAGTTGTGGTTTTCAAAACATATGGTTTCAAATAATGAGCATAAAGTTCATAACCTGTTCATGTAGTGGAGCACGCATTTTGGAGAACGTAAGAGCACTTTTTCCTTGATAATTAtaatgtgctttttttttttttttttttttgagatgataTCTAAATATGGTGCACAGAGTTTCAACTGAAATGACCAATATTTGAAATTAGGCATGATTTgagttaaaatataaattagtccAATTTTACTCATCTATTATATAGTCATCAACTGCCAACCAATCTTAGCTCAACTAATTGGTACCCATTCTCGCTGGGAAAGGACCAGAATGGAACCTTGGTAGTGATGTCCCCACCATATTTctcgaaagaagaagagaaacgaaAAAGACAAGATGCTTTCTTGGCTAATCCATAATGCCTTCGTTTGACCATAAACTCGAAGATGCCTACTAATAGCAACCAGAATAGTCGTGCTTGAAGTTAAGAATCAGTAATAATTGCTATTATCAGGAAGAGGCAATATAGTTGGTAGGGGTATTACCTGGAGAGTCATGTCAAAATACATGTGATTCCATGCTTTAAGCGTCAACCCCGGTCCCCCCACCAACATCAGCAAAAAAGAATAAGACAAAGATGGTGCGATGCCATTCAATCCGCAATGTGCGTATATGTAAATTGGTTTAAACATAGTTCCTTGGACCCAGCCAAGTTTGTCTGGAAATGAATTCAAAAGATAAGGGTAAGTTTGTTATTCGAGTAAAATATTTTTCAGCTATGCATCTTATCCATAATCCAAGCAAATAACCTCTGAAAAGTATCTTATCTTATTCCATGGAATAACGAAAAAGCTATGTTAAtgtggtttgaattttgaatattttCATCGATCCAGATTATGACCTGACCCGAAAAGTCCGCGTTGCAATCTGAATAGAATATTTTGCGAAGTCTGTGGTGATAGTGGAGAGCAACATCTCTCACAATACGGAtcagtataaatattatattttctaCCAATCTTGACAGTTTTTATAAGAGGTTTGGGAAATCAGATTGGGGCTAGGATTTAGAGAGTTCTGAATGATTGTATCTCTTTTCATTACagtgaaatttttttctcatgtctTATCCCCTTGGATGTAGGCTTTATAGCCGAACTACGTAAATCCTgtaccatttttcttcttttctttactcTACGTGATTGTGCGAGTTTATATGTGTCCTATTTTGTATCTGTTATAACAAGCTCTTTATCTTAGCGGAGCAAGGGGAAATGCTGGGATAATAATTTCTACCACTAGAATTAAAATGATAGTTTTGAACTGAGATCTGGCAAGTCAACCTGTAAGTATCCAACTCATTGGTTCAATTGGCtcatttgaaaaaaatctaaacatCCTCCCCGATGAGTTTGTAATCAATTGTCGGtatctatttattttgaattatagTTAGTCTTTGTTAAAATagtataattttttaaatgatgTTAGAGATGGCAAATTATAATACTCTGATCTCTCTGAGTGAGATAGATTTGAGCGGAGATTTTTATAGTTGGATCAAACCTAGGTTATCCGAAACCAAATAGTATATTAATAAGTTAGGATTCGATTTAACGCTTACGCCCAATGGTTTCTACTTGAAATAGGAGGCAGCAGGAATGATTTCTATtggttcaaaaataaaaatcttagttTACGGATAAAAAGTGGGGTGCATTAgtgatgataaagaaaaatagagaaaataatatGTTGAAGATATAtcattatcatattttttttttcaatttaatatAATTTCCGCCAACATTAATCCCTTCTCGttacctttctctctttttaatttttttaggatatatgATTGATAGGAAAATTCCATGATAGATTCTTATAAACTAAATTGGTCGAACATGAATATATTCTTCTCAAACCCAATTTTGGGATAAAATAAGATGAACACAAAAGACTTaacaatttaattaataattttatttgtaaaatttatttattttttcaaatgaaCTACATATATTGGAATCTTAATCAATTCAAACCAAATCACACATAAATCTACAGTCTTTTGCTTATTAGCTGACAAATTAGAAAACCATGGTCAAAGAACCGGCTATGCAAATACCCAAAATACATTGCGCGCCCACCAAAATTTCCGGGACCATGCCCACATCCAATCATACCATATGTTACAACTTCCACCCGTCCTTACAAAGTGCCAAAATCCCACGCCTTCCTCTCCGTAGTTCAAAAAAAGCTAAAAATTAAAAGAACAAAACAATTAATCCctcaaaaaaagatttttttttccctttttcgaggggcaaaaaaaaaaaaaaacaaagctcTCATCTCAATCGTGGTATCTTATGAATCCTGGAAAACAAAgtagtagaagaagaagaagagtaagaGTTCTTCTCCCTTTGTATCTCCAGCCTCCTCTTCCTCGCCTGCGCCGACATCGCCGCCTTGTACGCGCTGCTCTGCAGCTGCTCCCACTCCTCCTCCTCCATCCCCCACTTCTCCTCCTCCGGCCTCGCGTTCAGGTCCAACGACGCCCACTTCTCCGCCCCCAACTCCCTCCGCGCCGCCGCCGACGCCGCCGGCGGGAGGCTCCCCTCGACGGACGTCCGGTCGACCGGCGGCGGCTGGACCGCGCGGCCCATCTCCAACCTGTAGGCCTGGTGGTGGGGGTCCACCATCGAACACGCGGCTGGCGATCGGACGCTGGTGGGGCCCAGCGGGGCCAACCCCAAGCTGCCGTCTTGCCGCTGCGTCCGCCTCTGCCCTTCCTCTTCCATCGCCCCCCGTACCACCTGATCCAAAACACCAAAACGCCTTCAGATAAATCCACGCACGCGATTATTTCcatttttcaaattaaaattcacgAATTAAAATGAACACAAATATATAAAATACCTTGGATTGTAGGTCTCTCAGCCAAGAATTTCTTGCTTTTAATTTCTGGTACAGGGCGTTGTACTCCTCTATTGACTGATTTTTttccaatcaaaaatttaaaaaaaaaaagaagaaaattagtagattttttaaaaaggggagagaaaaaaagaaatagattatgatcgaaaaaaaaaaaaaaattttacgaggGAGCGTGAGAACTAACGCGCTGGAGATGAACTTTTCGGTCGGATAAGGAGGCGATCAACTGGCTCTGTTCCTTGACCCACTGCATCATCCACGAATCGAGAGAGATAAGACAACCGCATCATCCATCCATCAAGAAATAATACGAATCGAGAGGTAGAGATTTACCTCCTTGTGCCGCTTGGGGTTCTTGAAAGCTTTCACGGAAGAGGAGGGCGGCTGCGGCggccgggagtcgggctcctcgcCGCCGCTCGCCGGGAAGGAGAGCGGGGTCGCGGGGCTCGAGGTCGCTCCGCCGCCGCGGGTACCGTCCTTCTTCTCGTCGTTTCCATCCGGAGGAGGAGaaataggagcaggaggaggaggaggggggaggGAAAAAAGGGAGTTGTCGTCGCCGAGGGCGGATCGGCGGCGGCGGACGCCCCAGCGGAGGAAGTCGGGAAGGCGGCGGGCGTCGGCGTCGAGGATGAGCTTCGGGAGCTTGCGGAGTATCCGAGCCACCTCCAGCTCTTCCTCCGTCAGCACGGTGTCCGCCGGCGGCGTCATCTCTTTCTCTTTGAATCCAGTCAGGGTTTTACAACACGGCGGCGGCGGCTGAAGGAAGGGATATTAGTGGGAGGAGGTGGAGGTTGGAAGGAGACCGGGAGAAAGGAGCTGCCgctaagagaggagagagaggaggggacggTTTCTTATAATGGAAAATCCACGGAGGGGCACTGTGGTTGTGCCACGTGTCTGGAGGATGGAGATAGGCTTCCTCTTTGCCTCGTTTccccttatttttctctctccaccTCTAGGGTTTACGGGGACCCCGGGGGGGAGCGAGTGGGAGAGTGATGGACATGTAAGTCGCCGCGTTAGAGAAATCGACGCCGTACGATGAACAGCGTTGCGCGCGAATCGTGGTGTTTCCATGGGTCCCACTTGGGTCTTGGCGCGACGGGGGCCATGGGGCAATCCACGCCCCCGCGCGACAGCTGGTGTGTGGAATTTTTTCACAtcacatttatttatttattatttgtttATATACTGATATACGTAGGCTTGGCTGTTGCTGGATTTGGGTTCGGTGATATCGTTAGGAGAAACCGGTTTCCGGTGTACTttgggtgggggtggggggcCGGGATGAATGATTGGGGAAACGAGGGTCTGGGGGTGGGGGTGCGTCTGGTGTTGTGGCGTGGAAAAAAAAAGGTAAGATGGATATATGTTATTTGTGGATATTATAGTactctctttttgtttttttggtagcAGATATTAtagtactcttttttttttgataaataacattatattatattatagtactCTTTGATAAGAAGATTCAGTGCTAAAGGAGTTATTGACTAAAGTTCTTGAAACACTTacttatattattaaaaaatatgtacaTATATGGAATACAACTTTAGCGGAAACAGAAATAGGAATGAGCTACCTCTCAAAATTCATAGACATGATATGCTGATCTTGTTTCTTAACTAGAATATGTtctacaaaataatataaaaatacattagataaattaaaaatatttagtaatttgaaatattttttagattttttcataaaatataaaaaattttttagtttgcGTTTATCACTTAAAAATGTATTGGGCCTCCCATCATGTGTACCCAAAtagttgtatatatatatatatgaaaattggagaaataaatatgagatgcTTTATCCAATAATAGATGTAGAAATTCTCTCAAAAATATTAGATAtagaaatttatatattaaatcttAAAAACTTAAAAATCAAGTAAACTCTTTCAGTATTGTTGAAGAAGACAATCAAATGATCAATGATGTAGTTGCTTCTCTTGAATTAAAATCCTAACTATGCTTCAAGATTTCAATACTAAATTTGGACTGTATTATGTGTGAATGCAAAAACAAGAATGCAAATCAACTGTAGATGGCACAATTGAGAATAGAAGGCACTGTCAACAGTAACTAGCAATAATTTTTATCCATTGGCATAGTACAAATTGAATTATATGACTTACAAAGTTTGGTATGTATgtacttttaaaaatatttaggaGAAACTTTCAAAAGTAAGAGAAGGTTGAAGCAAGATTACCCTCTCTCACCACAATTGTTCATTTTTTTGCTGTCGATATACTTAGTATAATCCTTAACAAGGTAGCTTCGAAGCATCTTTTCTCTGATATTGGACCAACCAACTCTAGTCGCTCCATCCATTATATGCAGTTTGCAGACGATACCATCATCTTTTGCAATACATCTAAAGATCAGGTGAATATTTTGAAAATGATCCTCTTCTCTTTTCAAATTCTTTCAAATCTCAAAATCAGCTTTGTGAATTCAAACATCATTGGGATCAATTTGTCTATTGATGCAACCAAGGACTTCACTG encodes:
- the LOC105059612 gene encoding translocon-associated protein subunit alpha isoform X1, producing MGIRVFSFLVALLLLASPVIQIVRCQSEADVDAIEVVERDDLGIVGDDTQVFGDGTLSAASGIDTTCVFPKNAAKLVSAGEVTEILVGMHNEGELTLNVIAMHGSLHLPYDHNMLVQNLTMQEFFNASVPFAAQATFPYNFAVSKFLQPGLFDLVGTIVYEIDQQRYQSVFYNGTIEVVEAGNFLSIESVFLVTLGAALIGLFGLWAYGELQRFSKKTKSVPKVEVGTRATDADMDEWLQGTAYAQSLSNKSKKKK
- the LOC105059612 gene encoding translocon-associated protein subunit alpha isoform X2 translates to MGIRVFSFLVALLLLASPVIQKADVDAIEVVERDDLGIVGDDTQVFGDGTLSAASGIDTTCVFPKNAAKLVSAGEVTEILVGMHNEGELTLNVIAMHGSLHLPYDHNMLVQNLTMQEFFNASVPFAAQATFPYNFAVSKFLQPGLFDLVGTIVYEIDQQRYQSVFYNGTIEVVEAGNFLSIESVFLVTLGAALIGLFGLWAYGELQRFSKKTKSVPKVEVGTRATDADMDEWLQGTAYAQSLSNKSKKKK
- the LOC105059613 gene encoding uncharacterized protein, which encodes MTPPADTVLTEEELEVARILRKLPKLILDADARRLPDFLRWGVRRRRSALGDDNSLFSLPPPPPPAPISPPPDGNDEKKDGTRGGGATSSPATPLSFPASGGEEPDSRPPQPPSSSVKAFKNPKRHKEWVKEQSQLIASLSDRKVHLQRSIEEYNALYQKLKARNSWLRDLQSKVVRGAMEEEGQRRTQRQDGSLGLAPLGPTSVRSPAACSMVDPHHQAYRLEMGRAVQPPPVDRTSVEGSLPPAASAAARRELGAEKWASLDLNARPEEEKWGMEEEEWEQLQSSAYKAAMSAQARKRRLEIQREKNSYSSSSSTTLFSRIHKIPRLR